The following coding sequences lie in one Rutidosis leptorrhynchoides isolate AG116_Rl617_1_P2 chromosome 4, CSIRO_AGI_Rlap_v1, whole genome shotgun sequence genomic window:
- the LOC139904081 gene encoding uncharacterized protein isoform X1 — protein MTSTNGQIVSITPETKEILHQSILHYLHRNGFSKTFKRFQSESHIKDDTWKASTANLEDIYCKYVNARSCQDEDNVVVETETKEKKKKKKKNKLELASGDENKETNSDLSKKPVSDTTNELEVKESEKKPKDKKRKSKEQDVCTKENGNVNPDVANEEKKSSKKRKRLVSDESERQSAKIETNQTVDESDALVTSDKDLNEKSEMDGKKTGSQKSGKKQRIESAEPKTVNAFQRVKIDQVEFAHEKLQDNSYWAKDGADIGYGAKAQEVLGQVRGRDFRHEKTKKKRGSYRGGQIDLQSHSIKFDYSDQE, from the exons ATGACAAGTACAAACGGCCAAATCGTATCAATAACACCGGAAACTAAAGAAATACTTCACCAATCCATCCTTCACTACCTTCATCGCAACGGCTTCTCCAAAACCTTCAAACGATTTCAGTCCGAGTCTCACATTAAG GATGACACATGGAAAGCTTCTACAGCTAATTTAGAGGACATTTACTGCAAATACGTAAATGCACG TAGTTGTCAAGATGAAGATAATGTAGTTGTTGAAACTGAAACtaaagaaaaaaagaagaagaagaagaaaaacaaacttGAGTTAGCTTCTGGGGatgaaaataaagaaacaaattcaGATTTATCGAAGAAGCCTGTAAGTGATACTACAAACGAGTTGGAGGTAAAGGAATCAGAGAAAAAACCCAAAGATAAGAAGAGAAAGAGCAAAGAACAAGACGTATGCACTAAAGAAAATGGCAACGTTAATCCCGATGTGGCTAATGAAGAGAAAAAGAGTTCTAAGAAAAGGAAACGATTGGTATCTGATGAAAGTGAGCGTCagtcagcaaagattgaaactaatCAAACTGTTGATGAGAGTGACGCACTTGTAACATCTGATAAGGATTTAAATGAGAAATCGGAGATGGATGGAAAGAAAACTGGATCTCAGAAATCAGGGAAAAAACAGCGAATTGAATCAGCTGAG CCAAAGACGGTGAATGCATTTCAAAGGGTGAAAATTGATCAAGTGGAATTTGCTCATGAGAAATTGCAAGATAATTCGTACTGGGCGAAG GATGGTGCAGATATTGGATATGGTGCTAAAGCACAAGAAGTTCTTGGTCAAGTGAGAGGAAG GGACTTTCGTCATGAGAAGACAAAAAAGAAGCGTGGAAGCTACAGAGGAGGTCAAATAGATTTGCAGTCACATTCAATTAAGTTTGATTACTCCGATCAAGAGTGA
- the LOC139904081 gene encoding uncharacterized protein isoform X2: MTSTNGQIVSITPETKEILHQSILHYLHRNGFSKTFKRFQSESHIKDDTWKASTANLEDIYCKYVNARCQDEDNVVVETETKEKKKKKKKNKLELASGDENKETNSDLSKKPVSDTTNELEVKESEKKPKDKKRKSKEQDVCTKENGNVNPDVANEEKKSSKKRKRLVSDESERQSAKIETNQTVDESDALVTSDKDLNEKSEMDGKKTGSQKSGKKQRIESAEPKTVNAFQRVKIDQVEFAHEKLQDNSYWAKDGADIGYGAKAQEVLGQVRGRDFRHEKTKKKRGSYRGGQIDLQSHSIKFDYSDQE, encoded by the exons ATGACAAGTACAAACGGCCAAATCGTATCAATAACACCGGAAACTAAAGAAATACTTCACCAATCCATCCTTCACTACCTTCATCGCAACGGCTTCTCCAAAACCTTCAAACGATTTCAGTCCGAGTCTCACATTAAG GATGACACATGGAAAGCTTCTACAGCTAATTTAGAGGACATTTACTGCAAATACGTAAATGCACG TTGTCAAGATGAAGATAATGTAGTTGTTGAAACTGAAACtaaagaaaaaaagaagaagaagaagaaaaacaaacttGAGTTAGCTTCTGGGGatgaaaataaagaaacaaattcaGATTTATCGAAGAAGCCTGTAAGTGATACTACAAACGAGTTGGAGGTAAAGGAATCAGAGAAAAAACCCAAAGATAAGAAGAGAAAGAGCAAAGAACAAGACGTATGCACTAAAGAAAATGGCAACGTTAATCCCGATGTGGCTAATGAAGAGAAAAAGAGTTCTAAGAAAAGGAAACGATTGGTATCTGATGAAAGTGAGCGTCagtcagcaaagattgaaactaatCAAACTGTTGATGAGAGTGACGCACTTGTAACATCTGATAAGGATTTAAATGAGAAATCGGAGATGGATGGAAAGAAAACTGGATCTCAGAAATCAGGGAAAAAACAGCGAATTGAATCAGCTGAG CCAAAGACGGTGAATGCATTTCAAAGGGTGAAAATTGATCAAGTGGAATTTGCTCATGAGAAATTGCAAGATAATTCGTACTGGGCGAAG GATGGTGCAGATATTGGATATGGTGCTAAAGCACAAGAAGTTCTTGGTCAAGTGAGAGGAAG GGACTTTCGTCATGAGAAGACAAAAAAGAAGCGTGGAAGCTACAGAGGAGGTCAAATAGATTTGCAGTCACATTCAATTAAGTTTGATTACTCCGATCAAGAGTGA